In Nocardioides jishulii, the DNA window CCGGTCGGTGATGCGGAGCACCGAGCGTGACCCGCACGCCACCAACGAGGCAGTCGTCCCGTGGTCGGTGGCCCTGGAGCTGCCCGACGCCGAGAACGACCGGCTGAACTCCGAGGGAGTCGTCGACGTCCGCGTCGGCGGACGCACCCACCGGGTGAGCGCCACGGTGAGCAGCCAGTACGGCGACGCGATCCTGGTCAAGGAGTCGACGCTGCGCGACTGGGGCGTCGACGAGGACGCCGAGACCCGCGCCCTGTGGGTCCGCGCCACCGAGGGTGCCGACGCCGGCGACCTGGAGACGGGACTGGCCCGGGCCACGTCGGCCGTGCCGACCGCGATCGGTGTCGAGTACTCCGACCGGCAGTGGGTGGAGAAGCAGCTGGTCGTCATCACCGCAGCCGTGATCGGCCTGCTCTCGATCGGGATCGTCATCGCACTGATCGGCATCGTCAACACGCTGGGACTGTCGGTGCTGGAGCGCACCCGCGAGAACGCGCTGCTCCGGGCGATGGGTCTGACCCGGCGCCAGCTGCGGCGGGTGCTCGCCGTCGAGGGAGCGCTGCTCGCCGGGGTGGCGTCGTTGCTCGGGAGCGCGGTGGGGCTCTTCTTCGCCTGGGTGGGCGTGAAGGTGGTCGTGGCCGGGATGATCGACCACACCTTCTCGGTGGCGGTGCTGCCGGTCGTGGGGGTGCTCGTCGCGGCGCTCGCCTTCGGTGCGCTGGCCAGCGTGCTGCCGGCCCGCAAGGCGGCGCGGATCAGCCCTGCGGAGGGCCTGACCGCTCAGTGACCGGTGGCGGGGTGACCGGCTGAGCCGCCGCCTCGACCAGGACCGGGCCGGCCTCGCGCTCCAGCGCGAGGTCGGCCACCACCGACTCCGCCATGACCTGCACCTTCTCCGCGTGGGCGGCTCCGGTCTCCGGCAGTGCCGCGGCCACCAGGTAGAGGCCGGAGGGGGGCAGCGGGAAGGCGTAGCGCCCGTCCTCGTCGGTGGTGGTGTGGCCGGTGTGCTCACCCGAGCCGAGGAACATCGTCACCGTCGCGCCGGCCACCGGGTCACCGTCGCAGGTGACGACGCCGCCGACGGTCAACCGGTCGTCGAGCGGCACCCGCAGCGTGGCGCAGTCGGCCGTGAGGTCGGTGACCGCCACGCGGGGCGCCCACCCTCGGGCGGTGGCCACCAGCAGGTAGCGACCGTCGCGCGGGAAGGCCAGGGAGAAGTGGCCGTCGAAGTCGGGACGGGCCCAGTCGACCTGCTGGCCGTCGGGGCGCGTGAGCACGACCGTGCCGAGCACCTGCTCGGACTGTGCGGACCCGAGCACGACCTGGCCGCGTACGACCTTCTCGGCGCCGCTGCCGGGCTGCGGCACGGCGCCGCTGCGGGTGGGGATGAAGGCGGCCACCACGGCGCCCACCGCGGCGAAGACGCCACAGACCATGAAGCCGACGGTGAAGGCGGTCGAGGTCGGTGCCGTCACGGTGGTGCCGTCGACGGTCGTGGCGGTGGCCAGCGAGGCGAAGATGGCGGCCGTGCCGGCGCTCGCGGCGGCCATGCCGACCGCGCGCATGAGCGAGTTGATGCCGTTGGCGGAGGCCGTCTCGGTGATCGGCACCGCCGACATGATCAGGGCGGGCATCGCCGCGAACGCGATGGCGGCACCCAGGCCGCAGAGCGTGGAGACCACGACGATCGCGGTCAGGGACCCGTCCGCCGCCGGGCGCAGGAAGTAGGAGAGCGCCACCACGACGGCGCCCAGGATCAGGGTGCGCCGCCCGCCGACGCGGTTCAGCATGCATCCCGAGACCGGGGCGAAGGCGACCATCGCCAGGCCCGACGGTGCCATCAGCAGACCCGCGGTCATCACCGAGACGCCGAATCCGTGGCCGCTCGAGAGGGGCGCCTCGACCATCGGGATGGTGAGCAGGCCGTTGGCCATCATGCCGACGGTGACCAGCACCGACGCCACGTTGGTGAGCAGGACCGGACGGCTGGCCGCGGTGCGCAGGTCGACCATCGGTTCGCTGCGGCGCAGCTGCATCGGCACCCAGGCCGCGAAGGTCAGGGCGCTCAGCGCGAGCAGTCCCAGCGTGGTGCCCGAGAGCCAGCCCCAGACCGAGCCCTTGGAGATCACGAGCATCAGGGCGGTCAGTGCGGCCGAGAGCACCACGGCGCCGACCAGGTCGAAGCTGCCGGGGCTGCGCACCGGCGACTCGGGCACGACCAGGAAGATCCCGACCAGGATCGTGGCGGTGACGCCCGCCGAGACCCAGAAGATCGACGCCCACCCGCTCTGCTCGTAGAGGAAGCCCGACAACGGCAGGCCGAGCGCGCCGCCGATGCCGAGGGTGGCGCTCATCAGCGCGATGCCGAAGCCGACCCGCTCCGGTGGCAGCTCGTCGCGCAGCACCGAGATGCCGATCGGGATGACGGCGGCCGCCAGGCCCTGCAGGGCGCGACCCACCATCGCCGCGACCAGGCTCGTGGTGAGCGCCAGGAGCAAGGAGCCGACCACCATGATCGAGAGCGCCAGCACGATCATCCGGCGCTTGCCGTGCATGTCGGCGAGCTTGGTCACGATGGGAGTGGCCACCGCGCCGGTGAGCAGGGTGATGGTCAGCAGCCAGGAGGCCGTGTCGGCGGTGGTGCCGAAGATGAGCGGGAGGTCGGGGACCAGCGGCACCACGAGCGTCTGCTGGAGCGAGACCGCCATGCCGGCCGCGGCCAGCACGGCGATGACCAGGCCGCCTGAGGCGCGCTGCGGAGCAGTCGTGGGGGCGGTCGGGGGGATGGTCTGGCTCACTTCAGGGTTTGTACCAGACCTGACCGACCGTGGCCGAACGGTCGATGCGTCACCTCAGCGGGTGAGGGCGCGGTCCAACCCGGTGAGCAGCTGGTCGACCTCGCTCCACTCCATCGCCCAGGGCGAGAGCCGCAGGACGTCGCCGCGCAGGATCACGTGGAAGTGCTCCTGCCGCAGGCCGTCCACGATCGCCGGCAGCTCCTCGGGCCCGGGCCGCAGCGCGATGATCGGGCTGACCGGGTCGACGACCGTCGCCACGGGGTGCAGGTCGTGGCTGTCGAGCAACGACACGATCTCGGCACGGACGCCCAGGGCCGCGCGCTGCACCCGCTCGACACCCACCGCGCTCATCGCCCGGGCCGCGGCGCCCGTGCTGACCGCGCCGAGCAGTGGAGGCGTCCCGGCCTCCAGCAGGCCGACGTCGGAGCGCAGCGGCACCGACGGGTCGAACCAGACCGCGGCCTGGGCGGCGGCCGCGATGTCGATGCTGCTGGCGCCGTACGCGGGGGGCGTGAGGCTGCTGACGAGATCGGGGGTGAAGGTGGCGACCGCGACCCCGACCGGGCCGAGCAGCCACTTGTGGGCGCAGGCGTACGCCGCGTCGGCCAGCGCCACGGCCGGGGTGACGTCGGCGATGCCGAGGTGCTGGCTGAGGTCGACGAGCAGGAGCGCCCCGACCGCGTCGCAGGCCTCACGCAGGGCGTACAGGTCGGTGGCCGAACCGTCGAAGCTCTGGATCGACGAGACGGTGAGGACCTTGGTGCGTTCGTCGACCTGCTCCAGCAGCAGCCTCGTGTCCCACGGCTCGTCGAGGGGAGGCTGCACCCGCACCAGCTCGGCCCCCGTCTCCAGGGCGCGGACGTGCCAGGCGCGGATGGTCGAGCCGTGCTCCACGTCCCAGGTGAGCACCTGGTCGCCCGGCTCGAGCGTGATCGAGCGCGACAGGGTCGTGACGATGCTGGAGACGCTCGGCTGGAAGGAGAGCAGCGAGGGGATGGTGCCCATCAGCTCGGCGACCTGGGCGCGGGCCTCCGCATACATCTCGAGCAGCCGGTCGCGGCCGGAGTAGCCGCCGGCGTGGTGCGCCGCGAGCAGCTGGGTCATGGTCTCGTACGCCGCGGTGCCCAGCGGCCCGGCGCCCGCCACGTTGAGCTGGCGGGGGAGGTTGGTCGCGCCGATCAGGGCGCGGACGGTGCGCAGGTCGTTCGCGGGGGTGGAGAGCGTCACGGAGTTCCTCGAGGGGGCGGGGACGTGCCTGCGCGGGAACGCTAGTCACACGGTCGGCCGCGCGGCATCCCCGCTTTCGGTGACGTCGTGACGGTGCTCCCGTCCGGCCGGGGCGGAGGGGCCTCGCCTTCTCCGACGAGGCCCCCTAAGGTGACGAGGGCCGCAGTCAGGACGGGTGCTGCTGCGGACACGGGGGACGGCTCGGTCCCTCCCGCACGGTCGAACGGCGGGAGTGACGGAGGGGGGAGCGATGGACCACACCACCAGCGGCGCGCCTGCGCCCGACGGGCCTGCGCCCGACGCGCCGACAGCCGCGTGGCGGGCACGTGTCCCGGCTCGCCGTCAGGCCACCCCCGTCGCCGACGAGGGCCCGGACTTCGCCCGCGAGTTCCGCCTCGCCCTGGCTGAGCGCCGCTCCTCGCTGCGTGGCCTCTCGCTCTCGTTGCAGCACCGTGACGTCCACGTCAGTACGCCGGCGCTGGCGGCCTGGCGCGCGGGCAGGTCCGCGCCGGCCGGCCCCGAGGGCCTGCGCGCCGCACGGGCGCTGGAGGACGTGCTGGAGCTGCCCCGGGGCCAGCTGTCGCGGTGGGTCGACCCGAGCGGTGACGCCCGGCGTACGCCCGCGCCCCGCCCCGGGGTGACCGCCCGGACGCGGGGGACCAGCTCGTCAGCCCGGGGCGGCCAGACCCTGCTCACCGCCTCCGAGCAGCGAGCCCGCACGGCCCTGGGCTTCCAGCGCAGCTCGCTGCTCACCGAGCGCACCGTCGAGGTCGAGGTCGAGATCGACGGGCTCGGCCGCCAGCGCCACGTCACCCAGCGCACCGAGTGGGTGGCCAGGGAGGACGGCGTCGACGCCTTCCCCTCCGTGCTGGTCGTGCCCACGCCGGTGCGGGGCCGCAGCCGGGTGGAGCCGGTGAGCGGTTGTCGCCTCGGCCCGTCGTACGTCGACCTCGCCGAGGGCGTCTTCGCCACGGCCCTGGTGCTCGCCGCGCCGTTGCGGGTCGGCGAGACCGTCACGACCGTCCACCGCACCCACCTGCCGGAGGACGCCGCTCCTGACGGCGTCCACGAGCACCGCGTGCTGCACCCGGTCGAACGGGTCGCGGTCCGGGTGCGGTTCGACCCTGCCTGCGCGCCGTCGACGTGGCAGGGGCACAGCCGCACCGACGAGCAGGAGCGCGCTGGCGAGGTCGTACCGGTCGACGGGGTGGCCCAGGTCGCGCGTGACGACTTCGGCCCCGGTGCCGTGGGGCTGCGCTGGTCCTGGTGACGCCCGCGGAGCAGCCCGGCACTCTGTCGCTTCGCTGTCCACAACCCTGTGCAAACCCTGTGCAAAGCCCGGTGGAGACACCGTGCGAATCCGCCTGTGACGCCCCTCGGGAGACGGTCGTGATGGATGTCGCGTAGGCGAGAAATGTTGTGGTGGGAGCGTGGACGACTACCGTTGGCCCCATGAGTGACTCTGCGCCGGACCCTGCCCTCGACGACAAGGGAGGCGAGAAGGGCCTCACCTTCTCCGAGCTTGACCTGGACCCGAAGGTCCTGAAGGCCATCACGGAGGTGGGTTACGAGACCCCGTCGCCGATCCAGGCTGCGACGATTCCGTCGCTGCTCGCGGGACGTGACGTCGTCGGCCTCGCCCAGACCGGTACGGGCAAGACGGCGGCCTTCGCGCTGCCGATCCTGTCCAACCTCGACCTGTCGCAGAAGACCCCGCAGGCCCTCGTGCTCGCGCCCACCCGTGAGCTCGCGCTCCAGGTTGCCGAGGCGTTCGAGCGCTACTCCTCCAAGATGCCGGGCGTCCGCGTGCTCCCCGTCTACGGCGGGCAGGGCTACGGCGTCCAGCTCTCCGCGCTGCGTCGCGGCGTGCACGTCGTCGTCGGTACTCCCGGCCGCATCATGGACCACCTGGAGAAGGGCACGCTCGACCTGACCGAGCTCAAGTTCCTGGTGCTCGACGAGGCCGACGAGATGCTGAAGATGGGCTTCGCCGAGGACGTCGAGACGATCCTCGCCGACACCCCGGACAGCAAGCAGGTCGCGCTCTTCTCGGCCACGATGCCGAGCCAGATCCGCCGCATCTCGAAGAAGCACCTCAACGACCCGGTCGAGGTGACGGTCAAGAACAAGACCACGACCTCGGCCAACATCACCCAGCGCTACCTGATGGTGTCGTACCCGCAGAAGGTCGACGCCCTGACGCGCATCCTCGAGACTGAGAACTTCGAGGGCATGATCGTCTTCGTCCGCACGAAGCAGGTCACCGAGGCGCTCGCCGAGAAGCTGCGCGCGCGGGGCTTCTCCGCTGCCGCGATCAACGGTGACGTCGCCCAGAACCAGCGCGAGCGCACGATCAACCAGCTGCGCGACGCCAAGCTCGACATCCTCGTCGCCACCGACGTCGCCGCCCGAGGCCTCGACGTCGAGCGCATCAGCCACGTCGTCAACTTCGACATCCCGACCGACACCGAGTCCTACGTCCACCGCATCGGCCGCACCGGCCGCGCTGGCCGCAAGGGCGACTCGATCGCCTTCGTCACCCCGCGCGAGCGCCACCTGCTCCGCGCGATCGAGAAGGCCACCCGCCAGCCGCTCACCCAGATGCAGCTGCCGAGCGTCGACGACGTCAACAAGAAGCGCCTCTCGGCCTTCGACGACGCGATCACGGCCGCCCTGAGCGACGCCGAGAAGATCGAGTTCTTCCGCGACGTCGTCAAGCACTACGTCAACGAGTACGACGTGCCCGAGGTCGACGTGGCTGCCGCCATCGCCGCGGTGATGCACGGTGAGAACCCGCTGACGCTGCAGCCCGAGCAGGAGCTGCTGCACACGCCGCGCAACGACCGGGACGACCGCGGTCGCGACGACCGTGGCCGTGGCCGCAATGACCGCCCCGACCGCGAGCGCCGTGCGCCCCGCCGTGCCGGTGCGGACTCCCACCTCGCCACCTACCGGATCTCGGTGGGCAAGCGTCACAAGGTCGAGCCCCGCCAGATCGTCGGCGCGCTCGCCAACGAGGGCGGCCTGGGCCGTGACGACTTCGGCAAGATCGACATCCGGATGGACCACTCGCTGGTCGACCTCCCGGCCGACCTTCCCCCGGGCGCCTGGGACAAGCTGAAGGAGACCCGCATCTCCGGCAAGCTCATCGAGCTGGCCAAGGACAACGGTCCGCGTCGCTCCGCCTCCTCGAGCAAGTCCTACACCGACAAGCCGTTCAAGAAGGCGCGTCACAAGGACTGATCCCTGAGATGAGTGCCGGCGCTCGGGTGCCGGGACTCCGCCCTGTGGTTCTCTGGGCCCGGTCGCCGTCGCGGCGGCTGGGGAGGGGAACCACATGCGTAGGACGACGGGTCGAATCGTGAGGGCGGTCGCAGTCGCGACCGTGGGGGCGGGCTTGCTGGGCGCATGCGGCGAGGCCGCGCCGTCCGCCCGTACGTCCGGTGAACCCGCTTGCGTGAGTCCGGGGGCCCGGGAGTTCGTCCACGAACCGACCGTTGTGGCGCTGGAGTCCGACGGCCACGACGGTGCCCCGGGCGTGCTGGCGGAGCGGGTCGACCTCGACCTCCTGACCGACCACGCTCGCTCCGGCCCCTCACGTGAGGAGGGGGAGCAGTTCGCGCTGCTCTTCGCCCAGGCCGTGATCGACTCCCGCGAGGACGTCGATGAGCAGCGGCTGGTCGACGACCTGACGGCCGACGAGATGCCGGAGAAGGCGTGCCAGCACGTGCTGAGCCGGCTCCCGTGGATGCGTGAGCTCGGCTGGGGGCAGTACGTCGTCCCCGGCACGACCGCTTGGATCCGCAGCCGGGCCGATGGCGACGCCGCTGCGCCGAGCCGCGTGGAGGCACAGCTCGTCATGACCGCCGACTTTGAGAACGACCCCGAGCTCTTCTCGGTGGAGGGCGAGCCCATGGTCGTGTCGGTCCGGGTGGACGTGGTGCGTGCCGGCGACGTGTGGTTGGTGGCCGACTGGGGCGGCCCGGACGCCGCAGGGCTCGACCCCGGGGAACGGCCGACGAAGAAGTGGTACGGCGTCGGCTGGCGTTCCTGGGAGCCGGTCGTCGGCTGAGCGTCGACGACCTCGCCGGACGACGTGAACCCGGCCGCGTCGCGCGGGCCGGGTTCTGTCGTGTCGTGTCCGTCCTCCGCGAACCGTCGAGGTGACGAGGCCGGCACTGGCGTGTGGCCCCGTCACCTCGACGGCTGCGAGGGAGACAGGTGGGCGCTGGCGCGCCCGGTGAACGTCAGGCGTTCTTGATCGCCGAGATGTCGAAGTCGAGCTTGATCTTCTCGGAGACGAGGACGCCGCCGGTCTCGAGCGCGGCGTTCCAGGTGAGGCCCCAGTCCTTGCGGTTGATCGAGGTGGAGCCCTCGAAGCCGATGCGGGTGTTGCCGAACGGGTCCTGCGCGGAACCGGTCTCCTCGAAGGGGATGGTCACGGACTTGGTGACGCCCTTGATGGTGAGGTCACCAGTGATCTCCCAGTCGCTGCCCTCGCGCTTCACGTCGGTGGAGGTGAAGGTGATGGTCGGGTAGGTCTCGGAGTCGAAGAAGTCGGCCGAGCGGAGGTGACCGTCGCGGTCCTCGCTGCTGGTGTCGATGCTGGCCGTCTGGATGGTGATGGTGACCGAGGAGTTGGCCGGGGTGGTGGTGTCGACCACGGCGGTGCCCTCGTAGGCGCCGAACTGGCCGCGGACCGTGGTGACCATCGCGTGGCGGGCCGAGAAGCCGAGGTGCGAGTGCGACGCGTCGATCGTGTAGGTGCCGGAGAGGTCGTCGACCACGTGGGTCGGGGCGTCGAAGGTGGACTCGTCGGACTTGCTGCGCTTGAAGAAGTTCATGAAGTGCTCCTGGTCGTGGTGGGCGTACCTTTGTTCAAAGTTCAACTAGGTAACAACGCGACAGGCGCCGGAGATTCCCGAGGCATCTGTGAGGTGGGTCACATCCCCGCATGGAGGGCCCGCAAACGTGGTGCGGACATGAAGCAGGCCCTTGCTGCATGGGGTCAACAAGGGCCTGCGACGCAGACACGTGGAATGCGCCAACCCGCACGGCGGGTCACCGATCCGCTTACCCGCGGGGTCGGGGCCTAAACGTCCAGAGCAGGATTTCCGTGGTCTGGGTCACGTCCAGCGCCATCTCCACGTCATCGGCGTCGGTGATCCGCACGGCGTCGCCGGCCTCGAGCTCGACGTCGCCCTCAGGCGTACGCAGGACTGCCGCGCCCGAGGCGACGAAGAGGTGGTGCATGCCGCAGACCGGCACGTCGTGGTTGCCGGGTGTCAAAGTGCCCGCCCACAGCGTCGCGCCGCTGGTGCCGATCGGCACCTGGGCACCCTCGCCCGCCACCGGGACCAGGCGGTCCTGGCGCATGCCCGAGGCGACGAAGTGGGCCGGGGGGCCGTCGAACTCGTCGGGCACGAGCCAGGTCTGCACGAACCGGGTCGGTTCGGGCGAGGTGTCGGCCAGCTCCGAGTGGCGGATGCCGCTGCCGGCGGACTGCACCTGCACGGTACCGGCGGGCAGCTGCGAACGGTGGCCCAGTGAGTCGGTGTGCACGAGCTGGCCGTGCACGACCCAGGTCACGAGCTCGACGTCGGAGTGTGCGTGCTCGTCGAAGCCGGCGCCCCAGGAGAGTCGGTGGTCGTCGTGGGCACGCATCGGTCCGAACGCCAGATTGTCCGGGTCGTAGTGGTCCCCGAACGAGAACGAATGAAGGGTCACCCGTTCCGCTGAGGACGTCGTGTTCCTTTCGGAACCCCGGTACACGCTCATGTGCATGGGGCTATGGTCGCCGCGTGACGGAGGCAGGATCAACCCGGGGTGGCGGTGACTTCCCCCTGTTCCCGGCGGGCTTCCGTCTGGGCACGGGGCTGTCGGCCTACCCCTCCGAAGGATCTGCCGCCGCGGACGGGCGTGGCCCGAGCATCTGGGACACGTTCGTACGGGTCCCCGGAGCCACCGCAGACGGGTCCACCGGTGACGTCGCCGCCGACGCCTACCGCCGGATCGAGGGCGACGTCGAGCTGCTGCGTACGTTGGGCGTGCGCGCGCACCGCTTCTCGCTGTCGTGGTCGCGAGTCCTCCCGCAGGGCCGCGGCGAGGTCAACGTCGCCGGGCTCGACCACTACGACCGCCTCGTCGACCTCCTCCTGGACGCCGGCATCGAGCCGATGGTGACGCTGCACCACTTCGATCTCCCCCAGGCGCTCTCCGACGACGGCGGGTGGCTCAACCGGGCCACCGCCGACGCCTTCGGGGAGTACGCGGGCGTGGTCGCCGATCGGCTCGCCGACCGGGTCGCCCACTGGGTGCCGATCAACGACCCCAACGTGGCCACGGTGCTCGGCTACGGGCTCGGTGCGCACGCCCCCGGCCTGAGCCTCGGCCTCGACTGCATCTTCGCCGCCCACCACATGCTGCTGGCCCACGGGCTGGGGGCGACGGCCCTGCGCCGGGCGGGCGCCCGCAGCGTCGGGTGCGCGACCAACCACGCACCGATCTGGCCGGCCAGCGACGAGCCCGAGGACACCGGCGCCTCGAAGCTCTTCGACATGCTCTGGAACGCCTGCTTCACCGAGCCGATGCTGCTGGGGCGCTACCCGGTCGGGATCGACCAGGTGCTCGGCGACGTGCTGCGTGACGGCGACCTCTCCACCATCCGCCAGCCCCTCGACTTCTACGGCGTCAACTTCTACAACCCGATCCGGATCGGCATCGCGCCCGAGGACCGCGAGATGCCCTTCCAGGCCCGCGAGGTCGTCGGTTACCCCCAGACCGACGTGGGTTGGCCGATCGTGCCCGACTCCCTGCGAGAGTGGCTGATCACCTTCCGGGCCCGCTACCGCGCCGCGCTGCCGCCCCTGGTGGTGACCGAGTCGGGCATGGCCGACAACACGGGTCCCGACGAGCACGGCGTCGTCGACGACCAGCGTCGGATCGACTACCTCGCCTCCTACCTGCAGGCGCTCTCCCAGGCGGTCAACCGTGGGGTCGACGTGAAGGCCTACTACCACCAGTCGTTCCTCGACCAGTTCAACTGGGCCGACGGCTTCTCGCAGCGCTACGGGCTGGTCCACGTCGACCGCGAGACCCTTGAGCGCACCCCGAAGCGCTCGTTCGAGTGGTACTCGGGGGCGATCGCCTCGCAGCCCGACGACCGCTGACGCCCTGGGGCGGTGGGGACGGATATCGTTCCCCCATGGCTTGGACTCTGCGCCCCGGCGGTCGCGACCGGCAGCAAGGGACGCCCGGCTCCACCGCTGCCGCAGCGCCCGCCGCTGCTGCGCCGCGCCGCCCGGTCATCGACCTCTTCCGCGGGCTCTCCG includes these proteins:
- a CDS encoding pirin family protein; the protein is MHMSVYRGSERNTTSSAERVTLHSFSFGDHYDPDNLAFGPMRAHDDHRLSWGAGFDEHAHSDVELVTWVVHGQLVHTDSLGHRSQLPAGTVQVQSAGSGIRHSELADTSPEPTRFVQTWLVPDEFDGPPAHFVASGMRQDRLVPVAGEGAQVPIGTSGATLWAGTLTPGNHDVPVCGMHHLFVASGAAVLRTPEGDVELEAGDAVRITDADDVEMALDVTQTTEILLWTFRPRPRG
- a CDS encoding glycoside hydrolase family 1 protein, yielding MTEAGSTRGGGDFPLFPAGFRLGTGLSAYPSEGSAAADGRGPSIWDTFVRVPGATADGSTGDVAADAYRRIEGDVELLRTLGVRAHRFSLSWSRVLPQGRGEVNVAGLDHYDRLVDLLLDAGIEPMVTLHHFDLPQALSDDGGWLNRATADAFGEYAGVVADRLADRVAHWVPINDPNVATVLGYGLGAHAPGLSLGLDCIFAAHHMLLAHGLGATALRRAGARSVGCATNHAPIWPASDEPEDTGASKLFDMLWNACFTEPMLLGRYPVGIDQVLGDVLRDGDLSTIRQPLDFYGVNFYNPIRIGIAPEDREMPFQAREVVGYPQTDVGWPIVPDSLREWLITFRARYRAALPPLVVTESGMADNTGPDEHGVVDDQRRIDYLASYLQALSQAVNRGVDVKAYYHQSFLDQFNWADGFSQRYGLVHVDRETLERTPKRSFEWYSGAIASQPDDR
- a CDS encoding YceI family protein, giving the protein MNFFKRSKSDESTFDAPTHVVDDLSGTYTIDASHSHLGFSARHAMVTTVRGQFGAYEGTAVVDTTTPANSSVTITIQTASIDTSSEDRDGHLRSADFFDSETYPTITFTSTDVKREGSDWEITGDLTIKGVTKSVTIPFEETGSAQDPFGNTRIGFEGSTSINRKDWGLTWNAALETGGVLVSEKIKLDFDISAIKNA
- a CDS encoding MFS transporter; its protein translation is MSQTIPPTAPTTAPQRASGGLVIAVLAAAGMAVSLQQTLVVPLVPDLPLIFGTTADTASWLLTITLLTGAVATPIVTKLADMHGKRRMIVLALSIMVVGSLLLALTTSLVAAMVGRALQGLAAAVIPIGISVLRDELPPERVGFGIALMSATLGIGGALGLPLSGFLYEQSGWASIFWVSAGVTATILVGIFLVVPESPVRSPGSFDLVGAVVLSAALTALMLVISKGSVWGWLSGTTLGLLALSALTFAAWVPMQLRRSEPMVDLRTAASRPVLLTNVASVLVTVGMMANGLLTIPMVEAPLSSGHGFGVSVMTAGLLMAPSGLAMVAFAPVSGCMLNRVGGRRTLILGAVVVALSYFLRPAADGSLTAIVVVSTLCGLGAAIAFAAMPALIMSAVPITETASANGINSLMRAVGMAAASAGTAAIFASLATATTVDGTTVTAPTSTAFTVGFMVCGVFAAVGAVVAAFIPTRSGAVPQPGSGAEKVVRGQVVLGSAQSEQVLGTVVLTRPDGQQVDWARPDFDGHFSLAFPRDGRYLLVATARGWAPRVAVTDLTADCATLRVPLDDRLTVGGVVTCDGDPVAGATVTMFLGSGEHTGHTTTDEDGRYAFPLPPSGLYLVAAALPETGAAHAEKVQVMAESVVADLALEREAGPVLVEAAAQPVTPPPVTERSGPPQG
- a CDS encoding DEAD/DEAH box helicase, whose amino-acid sequence is MSDSAPDPALDDKGGEKGLTFSELDLDPKVLKAITEVGYETPSPIQAATIPSLLAGRDVVGLAQTGTGKTAAFALPILSNLDLSQKTPQALVLAPTRELALQVAEAFERYSSKMPGVRVLPVYGGQGYGVQLSALRRGVHVVVGTPGRIMDHLEKGTLDLTELKFLVLDEADEMLKMGFAEDVETILADTPDSKQVALFSATMPSQIRRISKKHLNDPVEVTVKNKTTTSANITQRYLMVSYPQKVDALTRILETENFEGMIVFVRTKQVTEALAEKLRARGFSAAAINGDVAQNQRERTINQLRDAKLDILVATDVAARGLDVERISHVVNFDIPTDTESYVHRIGRTGRAGRKGDSIAFVTPRERHLLRAIEKATRQPLTQMQLPSVDDVNKKRLSAFDDAITAALSDAEKIEFFRDVVKHYVNEYDVPEVDVAAAIAAVMHGENPLTLQPEQELLHTPRNDRDDRGRDDRGRGRNDRPDRERRAPRRAGADSHLATYRISVGKRHKVEPRQIVGALANEGGLGRDDFGKIDIRMDHSLVDLPADLPPGAWDKLKETRISGKLIELAKDNGPRRSASSSKSYTDKPFKKARHKD
- a CDS encoding aminotransferase class V-fold PLP-dependent enzyme; protein product: MTLSTPANDLRTVRALIGATNLPRQLNVAGAGPLGTAAYETMTQLLAAHHAGGYSGRDRLLEMYAEARAQVAELMGTIPSLLSFQPSVSSIVTTLSRSITLEPGDQVLTWDVEHGSTIRAWHVRALETGAELVRVQPPLDEPWDTRLLLEQVDERTKVLTVSSIQSFDGSATDLYALREACDAVGALLLVDLSQHLGIADVTPAVALADAAYACAHKWLLGPVGVAVATFTPDLVSSLTPPAYGASSIDIAAAAQAAVWFDPSVPLRSDVGLLEAGTPPLLGAVSTGAAARAMSAVGVERVQRAALGVRAEIVSLLDSHDLHPVATVVDPVSPIIALRPGPEELPAIVDGLRQEHFHVILRGDVLRLSPWAMEWSEVDQLLTGLDRALTR